A single window of Aspergillus puulaauensis MK2 DNA, chromosome 5, nearly complete sequence DNA harbors:
- a CDS encoding cytochrome P450 (COG:Q;~EggNog:ENOG410PM61;~InterPro:IPR001128,IPR002401,IPR036396;~PFAM:PF00067;~go_function: GO:0005506 - iron ion binding [Evidence IEA];~go_function: GO:0016705 - oxidoreductase activity, acting on paired donors, with incorporation or reduction of molecular oxygen [Evidence IEA];~go_function: GO:0020037 - heme binding [Evidence IEA];~go_process: GO:0055114 - oxidation-reduction process [Evidence IEA]): MLLWIAAVTLLASIAVYLIQRASFSRFRQYANFPQLRSSLLWGHLKALDGVMREGDRRRHIDQVFLEIKQKLNNPPVFIADFRPFLHVICVICDHGVAEQISRSSKIFPYSVPKGNAADIFKPLMGAKSIILSEGTEWKGLRKRFNPGFAPQHLISLLPCIIDRVGQFIEILDGYAASGEVFGLGELCTNLTFDVIGAVSMDEDFRAQREQAAQSEIVVLFRDFVATWRTGGSAAWDVFKVRAQARRWWLSRRLNRVLRREVQRKYAEWKAHGARKQARSVLALSFEAVESLDGHILDQTCDQIKTFLFAGHDTTSSLLQWAFYELSRTPHALRAARQELEDIFGPDSSPDAVRAQLLTGQSENLLSRMPYISAIVKETLRLHPPAGTARHVPYGSGFNVQLPDGEMLCLDGMVLHNCATIIQRDERVYGPTKETFVPERWLDQQPNGAETEANSLPPSAWRPFERGPRNCIGQELAIIEARVVLACTLRRYDFTKVGLGEVQRNNKGQAVMDEGGQYKVKSELFNIWEVIGKPVDGTQMRVAITGVDIQ, encoded by the exons ATGTTGCTCTGGATTGCCGCCGTGACGCTGCTGGCATCGATTGCCGTCTACCTCATACAGCGAGCAAGCTTTTCCCGCTTCAGGCAGTATGCCAACTTTCCCCAGCTCCGATCGTCACTCCTATGGGGCCATCTGAAGGCGCTGGACGGCGTTATGCGCGAAGGCGATAGACGCCGCCACATTG ACCAGGTCTTCCTAGAAATAAAGCAAAAGCTAAACAACCCCCCGGTATTCATCGCTGATTTCCGCCCGTTCCTGCACGTCATCTGTGTGATCTGTGACCATGGGGTGGCCGAGCAGATCTCGCGCAGCTCGAAGATATTCCCGTATAGTGTCCCCAAGGGCAACGCGGCGGACATTTTCAAGCCACTAATGGGCGCAAAGTCGATTATTTTATCTGAA GGAACCGAATGGAAGGGGCTCCGAAAGCGCTTCAATCCAGGGTTCGCTCCGCAGCATCTGATATCGCTTCTTCCGTGCATTATCGACCGCGTTGGCCAATTCATCGAGATCCTTGATGGCTATGCGGCGTCGGGTGAAGTCTTCGGTCTGGGCGAGCTGTGCACCAACCTCACGTTTGATGTCATTG GAGCCGTATCAATGGACGAGGACTTCCGCGCGCAACGCGAACAAGCGGCCCAGAGTGAAATCGTCGTCTTATTCCGCGACTTTGTCGCGACTTGGCGCACTGGAGGGAGCGCCGCGTGGGATGTGTTCAAAGTGCGAGCGCAGGCACGGCGATGGTGGCTCTCGCGCAGGCTAAACAGGGTCCTTAGGCGCGAGGTTCAGCGGAAGTATGCCGAGTGGAAAGCTCACGGCGCTCGGAAGCAGGCTAGGAGTGTCCTCGCACTTAGCTTTGAGGCTGTAGAAAGTCTGGATGGACATATCTTGGATCAGACGTGTGATCAGATCAAGACTTTTCTGTTTGCGGGTCATGATACGACAAGTAGTCTTCTTCAATGGGCGTTCTACGAGCTAAGCCGGACTCCTCATGCTCTTCGGGCTGCGCGacaggagctggaagataTATTCGGCCCTGATTCATCACCAGATGCAGTGCGCGCTCAGTTACTGACTGGCCAAAGCGAGAACTTGTTGAGTCGCATGCCGTATATATCCGCTATCGTCAAGGAAACGCTGCgcctccatcctccagccgGAACAGCACGCCATGTCCCCTACGGATCAGGGTTTAACGTTCAACTACCAGATGGAGAGATGCTTTGCCTTGATGGGATGGTCCTGCACAACTGTGCAACAATCATCCAGCGAGATGAGAGGGTGTATGGACCAACGAAGGAAACGTTCGTCCCAGAGCGCTGGTTGGATCAGCAACCAAATGGAGCAGAGACAGAGGCTAATAGTCTACCACCCTCTGCATGGCGTCCATTTGAACGTGGTCCTCGAAATTGCATTGGGCAGGAGCTGGCTATTATTGAAGCTCGCGTGGTGTTGGCGTGCACGTTGCGGCGTTATGACTTTACAAAGGTCGGGTTGGGAGAGGTTCAGCGTAATAACAAAGGACAGGCTGTTATGGATGAAGGTGGACAGTATAAGGTTAAGTCTGAACTGTTTAAT ATTTGGGAGGTGATTGGGAAGCCCGTCGATGGGACACAGATGAGAGTCGCAATTACTGGAGTTGATATTCAATAG